In Alphaproteobacteria bacterium, the genomic stretch GATTGTTGGATACCTCCAAACACGCCAAACATTACGTTGGGGTCAGCGGGGCTGACAGTCAGCTGGTGAAAATCGACCGGGCCACCTACGCCGTCTGAAAGCTTTTCCCAGGTCCGACCGCCGTCTCGCGAGGCAATCAGACCAAGGTTTCCACCGCCGACCGGATGTCCGCTGGCGAGAAAAACGGAGCGGTCCGTTGGGTGGGACGCGAACCCCATGAAGTCGTCTCGGGTGCGCGACAGGCGCTCGGCGTTTCCACTCCCGTGCACGGTGTAAACGCCATGGTGCGTCGCCAGCAGGAGGCGATCTGGATTGTCGGGATCGACGCCGAGGCCGTGAAAATGTGTGGTCTTGGCAAGCTCCGACACCGTCGTCCGCGTAGATTGAGCCTGCGATTCACCGGGAAGCACTCCGATTGCCGACAGGGCGATCGATGCGAAGAGTCCGAGGTAGAACGGTCTTCTCCACACTTCACCGTGAGAATGCAGCGGCCACCGCCCCTTCCTACGGGCGCCCCTCACCGGGAACCGTCCGGGGTGTGCGAGGTTGGAAAGAAGATGTATTTGGCCAGCGCAACAATCCCAAAGACAACGAGGACGGTGAGCAAAAGGCCGATCAGGCCCATGAGCCACATATCGCCGCCTCCCATCATTCCGTTCATCATGGCTTAAACCCTCCACCAAGGAGGTCTGTCGGACAAATTCGGTGACGCCGATCTGTTTGAATGGAGACCATCAAAGTAACTCCTGGACGCATTAACTGAATGGATGAATGGAAAGGGATTTTTTGCACGCCATGCTGGCAGGGCCCGTTAGGGCCTGCCGTGCTTGGCCACTCACCGTCTAGCTCGCGGAGTCGCTAGACTCGTGTGGTGGCGGCGCGGTCTATTTGAAGTGGTCGAGGGGGATAGGGGTCGGGAGCGTGCGACCAAACGAACGCCCGCGAGAGGGACGCAAGGTAGGGTGCCATCACCCTGCCGGCGAACGTGTCGACCAACAGCGGCAAAGTGGCGTTAGTGGTCGCGCAGAACGCTTCGCACCAGGACGCTTCCGGGCAGCCCTCATCTGTGCCGCCACAAGAGCCACACTCGGCGGCACTCGTGAAGGCAGCGTTCGCGCAGAAAGAAACCGCAGGGTCGGCCGCTTGGCTGGACGGGACAATCGCACCGAAAAGCAACCAGACTCCTAAAAGTCCAGCTAATAGACGTGTCGTGGTGGGCGCCCTCATGCCAGGAAGATACCAGTCAATCGAGGGACAGGAAAAGGATACTTAACTGACCACGGCCGCGCCAAATTGCCACATCGCTACCAAGGACCATTGAGACCAAGATCGATCATACATCGCTGAACTTCACGGGCCTGTGATAATGCCATCGCGATATAACACTTCCGCAGTTGCTGTTGCGATTCTGTGTTCAGCGCTCGCGGTGCCGCTGACGGCGGCGGCTCACTCCCTCGAAGATGTCGAGCAGCAGCAGCTGCGGCGGGAGCCGTACGTCGAAATCGTCAACCGGCCAGCGCCTGCGTTTGTGTTTGAAGACTCAACCGGCCGCGAAGTGTCGCTGGCGGATTTCAAAGGCAAAGTTGTCATCCTGTATTTCATCTATGCGACGTGCCCCGATGTCTGTCCGCTCAATACCCAGAAAGTTGTAGAGATACAGGAACGCGTCAACCTGACGCCTATGCTCGATCAAGTGCAGTTCATTGCGATCACCACCGATCCAGCGAACGACACGCCTGAGGTGCTAGAACAGTACATGACGGATCACGCTGTGGATCGCCGCAACTATATCTTTCTGACTAGTGGCGCAGATCGGGCGGAGGCGACGCGGGAATTGGCAGAGCAGTACCGACTTGCGTTCACACTTGCGGACGACGGGTATCAGGTGCATGGGGCGGTCACCAACGTGATCGATCGCGAGGGTAATCTCAGAGCGCGCTACCACGGTCTGGACTTCAACACGACCAACGTCGTGTTGTTCGTCAACGCCTTGATCAACGACCTCGATGCGCATCCCGTTTCGGCCTCGACGGCGAGGGCGCCGGTTACAGTTACAGCGGGTCGGCCGGGACCGGCGAGCAATTCGACACAAGCTCTCGTTGGGATTGCAGGACTCCTTATTGTTGCAGGTTTGGCAGCGTTAATGTTTTGGCGTTTGCGCAGCCGCCGGAAGTTGCGCACGTGAGGCCGTGCTTAGTCAGCCCGCTCCCTTCGGCATGGCGTCGCGAAGGGAATGCGTTGCTGGGACATGCGTTACCGATGGTTGTTTTAGCCGTAATTGTGGTGCTCGCCCCGAATGGGACGCTCGCCCATGGCAGGGATCATCCGAGGGATATTCGAAGCGCCCGCAGCCAGTTCGTGCACTTTAAGCCGTTGCGAACGGCTGCGGCGGTCCCGATCCTTGCGCCGGACGGGCGTGTTCACGACCTCAGTTTCTTTCGCGGCAAGGTGGTCTTGCTGAATTTCTGGGCAACTTGGTGTGCGCCCTGCATTGAAGAACTTCCCGCACTAGACCGCTTGCAGGAGCGGCTCGGTGACGATGCTTTCGAGATCGTCGCGCCGTCGATCGATGAGGATGATATCGCCGTGCCCGCTTCCTTTGTAACGCGCCTAGGACTGAAGGACCTGAACGTCTACCAAGATTCGACTGGCGAGGCGCAGAATGCATTTCCTCTGTACGGGCTTCCGGTTTCCTACTTGATCGACCACGAGGGCTTGGTGCTGGGTTATGTCGTCGGCGTCGTAAAGTGGGATTCGAGGACGGCCGTCAAATTTTTGCGGCACTATCTCCCGTAAATCGTCAATCACATAAGACGTCCAGGCGAGTTTCTTTCGAGGACTCACTGTGCCGCCGAGATCACACGCGCTCGCTGTGCCGTCCTTTCGGGCTACTCAGTGGTCAGTCGTTTAGGTCACCATTGTTTGATCCGATGTTGCTTAATCGACACGTACGGATGGCCCTAGTGTGGAGTAGCCGACCTGGGGCAATGAGGGACAGAGATATGATGGCGCGCTCGATTACGCTTAGTCTTGTGATTCTTTTGGTGATGGGCATCGAAGGTTCCGCATTCGCGAACCCTGACCAGTGGCGATCCGAGTGGTCGAGAACCAATTTCGACAAGTCGTCGGTACCGTTTGAGGAGATCTTTTCCGGGGGGCCACCGAAGGACGGAATCCCAGCGATCGACGATCCCGTCTTCGCCCCCGTTTCCGAGGTTACGGACCTCGCCGATACGGAGCCTGTGATCAGCGTCAATATCGGGGGCGACTGGAGGGCTTACCCGCTGCAAGTCCTGATGTGGCACGAGATCGTCAACGATACGGTTGGCGGTACTCCCGTGGCGATCACGTTCTGCCCGCTATGCAATAGCTCAATCGTGTTCGACCGCCGGGTCGACGATCAGATTCTCGATTTTGGGACGACCGGAAAATTGCGGTTTTCCGACCTCGTCATGTACGACCGTCAGACCGAGAGCTGGTGGCAGCAGTTTCTCGGCGAGGCCGTTGTTGGCGACATGACGGGAAAGCGCCTCAAGATCATTCCCAATCGAGTTGAATCGATTGCCAAGTTCCGTGAGCGCGCACCGGCAGGCGCCAAGGTTTTGGTGCCGAGCAACCAGCGCGCTCGCGCCTACGGCCGCAATCCCTATGCAGGATACGATTCGCGCGACAGACCCTATCCATTTTTCAATGGTGAGTTGCCAAGCGAAGTTGCCCCTCTTGCAAGAGTGATCACGATTGACAGAAGCGGCTCGGGAGTGAGGGAGGCGTGGGCTCTCGACCTGTTGCGAGAGAAGGGTCGTGTCGAGACAGACGACGGTTTTGTAATCACCTGGGAGCCTGGACAGAATTCTGCCATGGATGCCGGCGTGATCTCACAAGGGGTGGACATCGGCAATGTCGTCGTGCAGCGGCGCGAGTCAGACGGGACCCTGGTCGACTGGCCCTATGGGGTTGATTTTGCGTTCGCCTATAAGGCGTTCTTCCCGGATCAGTCAATCAAACAGTGAACGAAGGTGCTGAATATCTCGCTTGCCACGACCGCATTGACCGGCGTGCTCTGTATAGGAATCCCACTGGGTTTGGCGCCACACTGGTGAATTGGATTGGCGGCGGAGTCGCCTTCCTCCCAGCGATGTTTCTCGCATCGTTGCT encodes the following:
- a CDS encoding DUF3179 domain-containing protein — translated: MMARSITLSLVILLVMGIEGSAFANPDQWRSEWSRTNFDKSSVPFEEIFSGGPPKDGIPAIDDPVFAPVSEVTDLADTEPVISVNIGGDWRAYPLQVLMWHEIVNDTVGGTPVAITFCPLCNSSIVFDRRVDDQILDFGTTGKLRFSDLVMYDRQTESWWQQFLGEAVVGDMTGKRLKIIPNRVESIAKFRERAPAGAKVLVPSNQRARAYGRNPYAGYDSRDRPYPFFNGELPSEVAPLARVITIDRSGSGVREAWALDLLREKGRVETDDGFVITWEPGQNSAMDAGVISQGVDIGNVVVQRRESDGTLVDWPYGVDFAFAYKAFFPDQSIKQ
- a CDS encoding TlpA disulfide reductase family protein, with amino-acid sequence MVVLAVIVVLAPNGTLAHGRDHPRDIRSARSQFVHFKPLRTAAAVPILAPDGRVHDLSFFRGKVVLLNFWATWCAPCIEELPALDRLQERLGDDAFEIVAPSIDEDDIAVPASFVTRLGLKDLNVYQDSTGEAQNAFPLYGLPVSYLIDHEGLVLGYVVGVVKWDSRTAVKFLRHYLP
- a CDS encoding SCO family protein is translated as MPSRYNTSAVAVAILCSALAVPLTAAAHSLEDVEQQQLRREPYVEIVNRPAPAFVFEDSTGREVSLADFKGKVVILYFIYATCPDVCPLNTQKVVEIQERVNLTPMLDQVQFIAITTDPANDTPEVLEQYMTDHAVDRRNYIFLTSGADRAEATRELAEQYRLAFTLADDGYQVHGAVTNVIDREGNLRARYHGLDFNTTNVVLFVNALINDLDAHPVSASTARAPVTVTAGRPGPASNSTQALVGIAGLLIVAGLAALMFWRLRSRRKLRT